Proteins found in one Quercus robur chromosome 2, dhQueRobu3.1, whole genome shotgun sequence genomic segment:
- the LOC126714679 gene encoding 4-coumarate--CoA ligase-like 9, with translation MDPNSGFNSETDTFHSLRPPIDLPPQHIPLSASDYAYSLRANSPWPDSLALVDSSTGQRVSYSEFTRKTQTLASYLHSAIGLSKGDTAFVLSQNLVQVPILYFSLLSLGIVISPANPLSTESEISSLIQLCNPVIAFATSSSAHKLSNISLHFKTIVLDSPEFDSMMTSPVQTIDRVEVSQSDLAAILYSSGTTGRVKGVMLTHRNLMATVSGAYAHRMERKSPAVLLYTVPYFHVFGFSYSLKSVALNEGVVLMERFDLRKMMRVVEEFRVTHVAMAPPVVVAMAKTDVTDDYDLSSLEGVACGGAPIAKDVVSAFMAKFPRVVFVQLCEFGYGLTESTGSAWRTVGQEESVHWGSTGRLSVGFEAKIVDPDTGHALPPCKQGELWIRGPTIMKGYISDPEATSATLVADGWLRTGDLCYIDEEGFLFVVDRLKELIKYKGYQVAPAELEHLLQSHPEIVDAAVIPYPDEEAGQVPIAFVVRQPQSSLGEAEIIDFVAKQVSPYKKIRRVTFVNSLPKSATGKLLRKDLRKIVTVNSSSRL, from the exons ATGGATCCAAACAGCGGTTTCAACTCAGAAACAGACACTTTCCACAGCCTCAGACCCCCAATCGATCTTCCACCACAACATATTCCTCTATCAGCTTCTGATTACGCTTACTCGCTCCGAGCTAACTCGCCATGGCCTGACTCACTCGCTCTCGTCGACTCCTCCACGGGTCAGCGAGTTTCATACTCCGAGTTCACTCGCAAAACCCAAACTCTAGCCTCCTATCTTCACTCCGCCATCGGACTCTCCAAAGGCGACACCGCTTTCGTTCTCTCTCAAAACCTCGTCCAGGTTCCGATCCTCTATTTCTCGCTGCTCTCTCTTGGGATAGTCATCTCCCCGGCTAACCCACTCAGCACCGAGTCTGAGATTTCAAGCCTAATCCAACTATGCAACCCAGTGATTGCATTTGCCACGTCATCAAGCGCTCACAAACTTTCAAACATTTCTCTCCATTTCAAAACCATTGTCCTCGACTCGCCCGAGTTCGACTCAATGATGACGAGTCCGGTACAAACGATCGACCGCGTCGAAGTGAGCCAGTCCGATTTGGCGGCGATATTGTACTCGTCCGGGACCACCGGGAGAGTCAAAGGAGTGATGCTGACTCACCGGAACCTGATGGCGACTGTGTCCGGTGCCTACGCGCACCGGATGGAGAGGAAGTCGCCTGCGGTGTTGCTCTATACGGTGCCGTATTTTCACGTGTTCGGGTTTTCCTACAGCTTGAAGTCGGTGGCTTTGAACGAGGGGGTGGTGCTAATGGAGAGGTTCGatttgaggaagatgatgaggGTGGTGGAAGAGTTTAGGGTGACCCACGTGGCGATGGCCCCACCGGTGGTGGTGGCCATGGCCAAGACTGATGTAACGGACGACTACGATTTGAGCTCGTTGGAAGGGGTTGCGTGCGGTGGGGCTCCAATTGCGAAGGACGTCGTTTCCGCTTTCATGGCGAAGTTTCCAAGAGTTGTCTTTGTACAGTTATGTGAGTTT GGTTATGGGCTAACTGAATCAACGGGGTCAGCGTGGCGAACAGTGGGTCAAGAGGAGAGTGTTCATTGGGGATCAACAGGGAGACTTTCAGTAGGTTTTGAAGCCAAAATTGTAGACCCGGACACAGGGCATGCTTTGCCTCCGTGCAAGCAAGGGGAGCTCTGGATTAGAGGACCCACGATTATGaaag GTTATATTAGTGATCCAGAGGCAACTTCTGCAACTTTAGTAGCAGACGGTTGGTTGAGAACAGGTGATCTTTGTTATATTGATGAGGAAGGTTTCCTATTTGTTGTAGATAGGCTTAAAGAATTGATCAAATACAAGGGATATCAG GTAGCCCCTGCAGAGCTAGAACATTTGCTTCAGTCCCACCCGGAGATAGTTGATGCTGCTGTTATACC ATACCCTGATGAAGAAGCTGGTCAGGTCCCAATAGCTTTTGTGGTAAGACAGCCTCAAAGCTCCCTTGGAGAAGCAGAGATAATAGATTTTGTCGCAAAACAG GTTTCACCGTACAAGAAAATAAGACGTGTAACGTTTGTCAATTCCTTACCCAAGAGTGCAACTGGAAAATTATTGAGAAAGGATTTGAGGAAGATTGTTACTGTCAACTCTTCTTCTAGGTTATGA